One Aphelocoma coerulescens isolate FSJ_1873_10779 chromosome 6, UR_Acoe_1.0, whole genome shotgun sequence DNA window includes the following coding sequences:
- the INSYN2A gene encoding inhibitory synaptic factor 2A: MVSKEPSKCLLTASDSDVEPAASLALEMKYALDPNRQIKKRNKALQVRFKDICEAQNEQRDKQLSTSSTQDPDKREAKAISYKTAYRKYMTVPARRSIPNVTKSTGVQTSPDLKKCYQTFPLDRKKGNILKSASTVDTLPSENNGFLIEVKDREGRGSGEAAAWGRKAGSLQTAEFISHISERPAHDNGAEAWQSSDLHSSPKEPPPPLPSLAEPGEEELARPPGRGRAAAARLGSDEATQPLHGRVFKTEVATVYLPASQPDLPGLGDWGPCPEEDDKRTVQLNGVQPPARDARVCVARAQCPAPECSDQSLQVNVAPMEESQPCRTAVAVSQECQQIVPHTEVVDLKAQLQMMENLISSSQETIKVLLGVIQELEKGEAHREGLSYRTGQDTANCDTCRNSACIIYSVELDFKQQEDKLQPVLRKLHPIEETQVAPLPYSQESYSSTPKQKSKTESKKHGRWKLWFL, from the exons ATGGTGAGTAAGGAGCCCAGCAAATGCTTACTCACCGCCTCGGACAGCGACGTCGAGCCTGCGGCTTCCCTGGCGCTGGAGATGAAATACGCGCTGGATCCCAACCGGCAGATCAAGAAACGGAACAAAGCCCTCCAGGTGAGGTTTAAGGATATCTGCGAGGCCCAGAACGAGCAGAGGGACAAGCAGCTCTCCACCTCCTCCACGCAGGACCCTGACAAGAGGGAGGCCAAGGCCATTTCCTACAAGACAGCCTACCGCAAGTACATGACGGTGCCCGCCCGCAGGTCCATCCCCAATGTCACCAAGAGCACAGGAGTCCAGACATCCCCTGATCTCAAGAAGTGCTACCAGACCTTCCCTCTGGACCGGAAAAAAGGGAATATTCTGAAAAGCGCCTCGACTGTGGACACACTACCGAGCGAGAACAACGGGTTCCTGATCGAGGTGAAGGACAGGGAGGGCCGGGGCTCGGGGGAGGCCGCGGCGTGGGGCAGGAAGGCCGGCAGCCTGCAGACGGCCGAGTTCATCTCCCACATCTCCGAGCGCCCCGCGCACGACAACGGGGCCGAGGCCTGGCAAAGCAGCGATTTGCACAGTTCTCCCAAAGAgccgcctcctcctctgcccagcttgGCCGAGCCCGGCGAGGAGGAGCTGGCGCGGCCGCCcggccggggcagggcagcagcagcacggctGGGGAGCGACGAGGCCACCCAGCCCCTCCACGGGAGGGTCTTCAAGACTGAAGTGGCCACCGTTTACCTGCCGGCCTCGCAGCCCGACCTGCCCGGCCTGGGCGACTGGGGGCCGTGCCCCGAGGAGGACGACAAGAGGACGGTGCAGCTGAACGGGGTGCAGCCCCCGGCCAGAGATGCCCGAGTGTGCGTGGCACGGGCGCAGTGCCCGGCCCCTGAATGTAGTGACCAGAGCCTGCAGGTCAACGTGGCACCCATGGAGGAGAGCCAGCCCTGCCGGACGGCCGTCGCCGTGAGCCAGGAATGCCAACAAATCGTGCCTCACACCGAAGTTGTGGACTTGAAAGCGCAGCTTCAGATGATGGAGAACCTGATCAGCTCTAGTCAGGAGACCATCAAAGTGTTGTTGGGTGTTATACAGGAGCTAGAGAAGGGAGAAGCTCACAGGGAAGG GCTTTCCTATCGCACCGGTCAGGACACGGCCAACTGTGACACGTGCAGGAACAGTGCGTGTATCATCTACAG CGTGGAATTGGATTTTAAACAGCAAGAAGATAAACTCCAGCCAGTTTTGAGAAAACTTCATCCTATTGAGGAAACTCAGGTTGCACCTTTGCCTTATTCTCAGGAGAGCTACTCCTCTACTCCCAAGCAAAAATCCAAAACTGAATCAAAAAAGCATGGAAGATGGAAACTCTGGTTCCTTTAA